From the genome of Streptomyces sp. JH34:
CGGACCGGGTCTCCGGGGCGGCGATCTCCTCGGCGACCCGGTCGTAGTGCTTGCGGATCGCGGTCATCGTGCCGAAGAAGATGACCATGCCGAGCAGCGCGACCCAGGCGCCGTGGGTGAACTTGGTGGCGAGCACGACGACCAGGACGAGACCGGTGAAGAACGCGCCGAAGGTGTTGATCGCCCGGGAGTGGATCATGTGGCGCCGCGCCGCGGGATCCTTCTCGGTGCGCAGATGACGGTTCCAGTGCCGCACCATGCCGGTCTGGCTGAGCGTGAAGGAGACGAACACGCCCACGATGTAGAGCTGGATCAGCCGGGTCGAGTCCGCACCGTAGATCCAGACGAGCAGGATCGCGGCCCCGGCGAGCAGCACGATGCCGTTGGAGAAGGCCAGCCGGTCGCCGCGGGTGTGCAGCTGGCGCGGCAGGTAGCGGTCCTGGGCGAGGATCGAGCCGAGCAGCGGGAAGCCGTTGTACGCCGTGTTCGCGGCGAGGAAGAGCACGAGCGCGGTGGCCGCGGCGAGGAAGACGAAGAGGAACGTGCCCTCGCCGAAGACGGCTGCGGCGACCTGTGAGATCACCGGGTCCTGGGTGAAGCTCGCGCCGACCGGGGAACCGTTGTGGATGAGGTCCTTCGCCGGGTTCTCGGCCATCTTCACGTCGGTGGCCATGGCGAGGCCGATGATGCCGCAGAACATCGTGACGGCGAGCAGGCCCATCGCCGCGAGCGTGGTCGCGGCGTTCTTGCTCTTCGGCTTGCGGAAGGCGGGGACGCCGTTGCTGATCGCCTCGACGCCCGTGAGGGCCGCGCAGCCGGAGGAGAAGGCGCGCAGCAGCAGGAAGACGAGCGCGAAACCCGCCAGCCCCTGGTGCTCGGGCTTGATCTCGTAGTCCGAGGTGGGCGCGTGCATGGTGTCCCCGAGGGCGAGTCCCCTGAACGCCCCCCAGAGGATCATCGCGAAGACGCCGGCCACGAACAGGTACGTCGGGATGGCGAAGAGCTTGCCCGACTCCTTCACGCCGCGCAGGTTCATCAGCGTGAGCAGCACGATGGCCCCGATGGCGCAGACCGTCTTGTGCTCGACGACGAAGGGGATCGCGGATCCGAGGTTCTCGACGCCCGAGGCGATCGACACCGCCACGGTGAGGACGTAGTCGACGAGGAGCGCGCTGGCTACGGTCAGGCCGGCCTTCGGGCCGAGGTTGGTGGTGGCGACCTCGTAGTCGCCGCCACCGCTCGGGTAGGCGCGTACGTTCTGCCGGTACGAGGCGACGACGGTGAACATCAGGACCACGACCGCGACCGCGATCCAGGGGCTGAAGTGGTACGCCGACACGCCCGCGATGGACAGCACGAGGAGGACTTCTCCTGGTGCGTACGCAACGGAGGACAGGGGGTCGGATGCGAAGACGGGGAGCGCGATGCGCTTGGGGAGGAGCGTCTCCCCCAGCTTGTCGCTGCGCAGCGCCCGGCCGATCAGGATCCGTTTGGGCACGTCGGTCAGTTTGGACACGGTGAGGATCGTAAGCGCTGCCGGGACACGCCGCCGAGGCACCACCCCCTCGGCACCCCGAAAACCTTCATAATTACCCGCCCTCACCGCAGAAGTCCATGGAATCCTTAACGAAATCCTTGCGGTGCGGAGGTCCCCGGAGCTCCGGGCCGGTCCCGCTTTTGCTCATCGGCCCGCAGCGTACGCACACTCGGATGAGGCGGCACGGACGTCGCCGCATAAGCTCATCCACGGGCAACGCCGAAGGTGGTTGCCCCATTGTTTGCCCCGCAAGCTGAGAGAGAAGTGTGAGCAGGGTGTTTTCGCAGGTCATCCGGACGACCAGGACGGCGAGGTAGGCGCGAGGTGCACATCGTCATCATGGGCTGCGGGCGCGTCGGAGCCGCTCTCGCGCAGACCCTGGAGCAGCAGGGGCACACGGTCGCCGTGATCGACCAGGACCCCACGGCGTTCCGTCGCCTCGGTTCCGGCTTCGGCGGCCGTCGTGTCAGCGGGGTCGGTTTCGACCAGGACACCCTGCGTGAGGCGGGGATCGAGGAGGCCGGGGCGTTCGCGGCGGTCAGCAGCGGCGACAACTCCAACATCATCGCCGCCCGGGTGGCCCGCGAGATGTTCGGCATCGAGAACGTCGCGGCGCGCATCTACGACCCGCGGCGCGCCGAGGTCTACCAGCGGCTGGGCATCCCCACCGTCGCCACCGTCCGGTGGACGGCGGACCAGATGCTGCGGCGTCTGCTGCCGTCGGGCGCGGAGCCGCTGTGGCGCGACCCGAGCGGTGGTGTGCAGCTCGCCGAGGTGCACACCACACCGGCCTGGATCGGGCACAAGATCAGCACCCTGCAGGAGGAGACCGGCGTCCGCGTCGCCTTCCTCACCCGGTTGGGTGAGGCCATACTGCCCACGTCGCAGACGGTTCTGCAGGAGGGCGACCTCGTTCACGTGATGATGCGTACGGACGAGATCGCGAAGGTCGAGGAGGCCTTCGCCGAAGGTCCCGAGGAGGGCGGTCACTGATGCGCGTCGCGATTGCCGGGGCCGGTGCGGTGGGCCGTTCCATCGCGGCAGAGCTCCTGGAGAACGGGCACGAGGTACTGCTGATCGACAAGGCTCCGACCGCCATCTCGGTGGAGCGCGTGCCGATGGCCGAGTGGCTCCTGGCGGACGCCTGCGAGATCACGTCGCTCGACGAGGCGGCGCTCCAGCGGTGCAACGTCGTGATCGCCTCGACCGGTGACGACAAGGTCAACCTGGTCGTCTCGCTGCTCGCGAAGACCGAGTACGGCGTGCCGAGGGTCGTGGCCCGGGTGAACAACCCGAAGAACGAGTGGCTGTTCAACGAGTCCTGGGGCGTCGACGTCGCGGTCTCCACCCCGCGTCTGATGTCGGCGCTGGTCGAGGAGGCGGTGAGCGTCGGTGATCTGGTCCGGCTGCTGCGCTTCAGCCACGGCGACGCCAACCTGGTCGAGCTGACACTGCCCCCGGAGTCGGCGCTGGCCGGCATCCGGGTGGGTGACGTGGACTGGCCGGAGGACACCTCGCTCGTCACGATCATCCGCGGCACGCGGGTGCTGACACCCAGCCCCGAGGAGACCCTGGAGGCGGGCGACGAGCTGTTGTTCGTGGCCGCCCAGGCGCGCGAGGAGCAGTTGGAGGACCTGTTGTCGGTCCGCCGCGAGCCCGCCGAGGACTGAGCGGGCGGTACATGCGTGTGGGGCCCGGACCGTGGCACGGTCCGGGC
Proteins encoded in this window:
- a CDS encoding APC family permease, with amino-acid sequence MSKLTDVPKRILIGRALRSDKLGETLLPKRIALPVFASDPLSSVAYAPGEVLLVLSIAGVSAYHFSPWIAVAVVVLMFTVVASYRQNVRAYPSGGGDYEVATTNLGPKAGLTVASALLVDYVLTVAVSIASGVENLGSAIPFVVEHKTVCAIGAIVLLTLMNLRGVKESGKLFAIPTYLFVAGVFAMILWGAFRGLALGDTMHAPTSDYEIKPEHQGLAGFALVFLLLRAFSSGCAALTGVEAISNGVPAFRKPKSKNAATTLAAMGLLAVTMFCGIIGLAMATDVKMAENPAKDLIHNGSPVGASFTQDPVISQVAAAVFGEGTFLFVFLAAATALVLFLAANTAYNGFPLLGSILAQDRYLPRQLHTRGDRLAFSNGIVLLAGAAILLVWIYGADSTRLIQLYIVGVFVSFTLSQTGMVRHWNRHLRTEKDPAARRHMIHSRAINTFGAFFTGLVLVVVLATKFTHGAWVALLGMVIFFGTMTAIRKHYDRVAEEIAAPETRSDDSIRPSRVHSIVLVSKLHRPTLRALAYAKLVRSDQLEALSISVDQAETKALREDWERRGIDIPLKVLDSPYREVTRPVIDYVKSLRKDRPRDVISVYIPEYVVGHWYEHLLHNQSALRLKGRLLFTPGVMVTSVPYQLESSEAAKHRARRRADWIAPGSVRRGPVERRQPKEPGQKG
- a CDS encoding TrkA family potassium uptake protein translates to MRVAIAGAGAVGRSIAAELLENGHEVLLIDKAPTAISVERVPMAEWLLADACEITSLDEAALQRCNVVIASTGDDKVNLVVSLLAKTEYGVPRVVARVNNPKNEWLFNESWGVDVAVSTPRLMSALVEEAVSVGDLVRLLRFSHGDANLVELTLPPESALAGIRVGDVDWPEDTSLVTIIRGTRVLTPSPEETLEAGDELLFVAAQAREEQLEDLLSVRREPAED
- a CDS encoding TrkA family potassium uptake protein — encoded protein: MHIVIMGCGRVGAALAQTLEQQGHTVAVIDQDPTAFRRLGSGFGGRRVSGVGFDQDTLREAGIEEAGAFAAVSSGDNSNIIAARVAREMFGIENVAARIYDPRRAEVYQRLGIPTVATVRWTADQMLRRLLPSGAEPLWRDPSGGVQLAEVHTTPAWIGHKISTLQEETGVRVAFLTRLGEAILPTSQTVLQEGDLVHVMMRTDEIAKVEEAFAEGPEEGGH